One part of the Synergistaceae bacterium genome encodes these proteins:
- a CDS encoding phosphate butyryltransferase, producing the protein MKQIKTLSKLTEYAKDVGPVKLSVACAEDAEVIASVEIARKLGIANAILVGNADKIKEAASSINVNISDYEVVDERGDVYSVALKAVSLVSGGQAQVFMKGMLDTKSFLRAVLNKEVGLRDGKRVLTHCYFHEIKGYDRIIFITDPAFNQYPDLNTKVDIVNNAVELARGFGIECPKVAALAAVEVVNPDMPSTLDAAALTVMNKRGQIKGCLVDGPLALDIAISPSAANHKGIVSDVAGYADILLVPNIEAGNVLGKSIIYFSENKTAALVLGGLSPIVLTSRADCAETKLYSISAAVALAANKQR; encoded by the coding sequence ATGAAACAAATAAAGACACTTTCAAAGTTAACAGAATATGCAAAGGATGTAGGTCCTGTAAAACTGAGTGTCGCCTGTGCTGAAGATGCTGAAGTTATCGCTTCTGTTGAAATAGCAAGGAAACTTGGCATTGCAAACGCGATATTAGTAGGTAATGCAGATAAGATTAAGGAGGCCGCATCCTCTATAAATGTAAATATTTCTGATTACGAAGTTGTTGATGAGCGCGGTGATGTTTATTCTGTTGCTCTAAAAGCGGTTTCGCTTGTGTCTGGAGGACAGGCTCAAGTTTTTATGAAAGGCATGCTAGATACTAAGAGTTTCTTGAGAGCGGTCTTAAACAAAGAAGTTGGTCTTCGCGATGGGAAAAGAGTTCTAACGCACTGCTATTTCCATGAGATAAAAGGATATGATCGCATCATTTTTATAACAGACCCAGCTTTTAATCAGTATCCCGACTTAAATACTAAGGTTGATATAGTAAATAATGCGGTTGAACTTGCTCGCGGCTTTGGAATTGAATGTCCGAAAGTTGCAGCCCTAGCAGCGGTGGAAGTTGTAAACCCAGATATGCCCTCTACTTTGGATGCTGCGGCATTAACTGTAATGAATAAAAGAGGACAGATTAAAGGTTGTTTGGTAGATGGTCCACTGGCACTAGATATCGCCATCTCACCATCAGCTGCAAATCACAAAGGTATTGTTTCAGATGTTGCGGGCTATGCAGATATCTTATTGGTTCCTAATATAGAGGCAGGAAATGTTTTGGGAAAATCTATAATTTATTTTTCTGAAAATAAAACAGCAGCACTTGTTCTCGGAGGCTTGTCTCCAATAGTGCTTACAAGTAGAGCTGATTGCGCTGAGACGAAGCTGTACTCAATATCCGCTGCAGTCGCACTGGCAGCAAATAAACAGAGATAA
- a CDS encoding M23 family metallopeptidase has product MTCLFIFFIMLNAGVASSIDYKSLQESALETAFRKISSVSDEIWEEEQESFFGGAPCLAKNLKWPLPTGCIAGKYNISGKGRRHSGIDILSPKGTSIYAVLDGIVEICSNGGKGFRGYGNVVIINHDNKLWSLYSHCSTIKVRVGEKVKQGDTIATVGSTGRATANHVHFEIRNSKGHPLNPLKYLPKSDFFTALEKSQYQNKK; this is encoded by the coding sequence GTGACTTGCCTTTTTATTTTTTTTATTATGTTAAATGCCGGAGTTGCATCCTCAATCGATTATAAAAGCCTTCAAGAAAGCGCTCTTGAAACAGCATTTAGAAAGATATCCTCTGTAAGTGACGAAATATGGGAAGAGGAGCAAGAATCGTTTTTTGGTGGTGCTCCCTGTTTAGCAAAGAATCTTAAATGGCCTCTTCCAACAGGTTGTATTGCTGGCAAATACAATATCTCTGGCAAAGGCAGAAGGCATTCGGGAATAGATATTTTATCGCCTAAAGGAACGTCTATATATGCTGTCTTAGATGGAATAGTAGAAATCTGTTCAAATGGAGGGAAGGGATTTAGAGGGTATGGCAATGTTGTGATAATAAACCACGATAATAAACTTTGGTCACTTTATTCACATTGTTCCACTATAAAGGTTAGAGTTGGAGAAAAAGTAAAACAAGGAGACACTATTGCAACAGTAGGTTCAACAGGACGAGCGACTGCAAATCATGTGCATTTCGAAATAAGAAACAGCAAGGGACATCCGCTTAATCCGCTAAAGTATTTACCCAAGAGCGATTTTTTTACAGCACTGGAAAAAAGTCAGTATCAAAACAAAAAATGA
- a CDS encoding 1-acyl-sn-glycerol-3-phosphate acyltransferase: protein MLYNFVRFIVLVYFKLYHRLSIYDKDKVPVNKPIIFASNHASYLDPPVVGLAAFPIRLRFIAWDKLFRVPLFGTFLLAMGAVPVSSNDKVSSAALLRMVIGFLENGENVFICPEGHRSEDGTLQPLEGGVAVLSLKTGAPIIPTWAGGTFRSLAPHMKFPRPRKVTVTFGDIIDPSTFPSEFDEKEKRKYILEKIEEFYIKMDLKDREKYPRKKDK, encoded by the coding sequence ATGCTATACAATTTTGTTCGATTCATCGTTCTTGTTTATTTTAAACTTTACCATAGGCTTTCTATATATGATAAAGATAAAGTGCCCGTGAATAAACCAATTATATTTGCATCAAACCACGCAAGCTACCTTGATCCTCCCGTTGTGGGACTTGCTGCGTTCCCTATTCGTCTCAGATTTATTGCTTGGGATAAACTTTTCAGAGTTCCTCTATTCGGAACATTCTTACTTGCAATGGGAGCTGTGCCTGTTTCTTCAAACGACAAAGTAAGCTCCGCGGCACTTCTTAGAATGGTAATCGGATTTCTAGAAAATGGTGAAAATGTTTTTATTTGTCCTGAAGGACACAGAAGCGAAGACGGAACCCTTCAGCCTCTAGAGGGAGGAGTTGCTGTGCTGTCGCTAAAAACTGGAGCTCCAATTATACCGACCTGGGCCGGAGGCACTTTTCGCTCACTCGCTCCTCATATGAAGTTCCCTCGCCCACGCAAAGTCACTGTCACATTTGGAGATATTATTGACCCATCAACCTTTCCTTCTGAATTTGATGAAAAGGAAAAACGAAAATATATTCTTGAAAAAATTGAAGAGTTTTACATAAAAATGGATCTGAAAGACAGAGAAAAATACCCACGTAAAAAGGACAAATAA
- a CDS encoding DUF502 domain-containing protein yields the protein MPENMQTKAVEAKNSRGFFRKVLRDFSLGCVAFLPLVIIALIVYYLFSIAQYFGNLLFGITNSVWRASLVAVLVLYLLIYTGRKLRRKEKWFLNFIEQLISKTPLIGGVYQAFKDMVSALTSGKGDRSYLGTVKVPCGPGYIIGFVTKKETGEDGIVNLTIFVPTSPNPTTGLVFFYPESEIEYLNMSPEKAFTRIISLGMRS from the coding sequence ATGCCAGAAAATATGCAGACAAAGGCCGTAGAAGCAAAGAATTCTCGTGGTTTTTTTAGGAAAGTTCTGAGAGATTTCTCTTTGGGATGTGTTGCATTTCTCCCATTAGTTATCATTGCTCTTATAGTTTACTACCTTTTTTCGATAGCTCAGTATTTTGGAAATTTACTTTTTGGTATTACTAATTCGGTTTGGAGAGCGTCTTTAGTTGCTGTTTTAGTTTTATATTTACTTATTTATACCGGCCGCAAATTGAGACGCAAGGAAAAATGGTTTTTAAATTTTATTGAACAATTAATTTCTAAAACGCCTCTGATTGGAGGAGTATATCAGGCCTTTAAAGATATGGTTTCGGCCCTAACCTCAGGAAAAGGAGATCGTTCATATTTGGGTACAGTCAAAGTCCCCTGTGGTCCGGGCTATATTATAGGCTTTGTTACTAAAAAAGAAACTGGGGAAGATGGTATCGTGAATTTAACAATCTTTGTGCCTACATCTCCAAATCCTACCACTGGCTTGGTTTTCTTTTATCCGGAAAGCGAGATAGAATATTTAAACATGTCGCCGGAAAAAGCTTTTACAAGGATTATTTCACTTGGGATGAGATCTTAA
- a CDS encoding pyruvate carboxylase subunit B, whose translation MTQAEAEERKEKEVKKGSAPIAAVEAVFSVKEKSPEEKIVEKMRPKVGIMETGFRDAHQSLMATRLRTDDMLPIAEAMDEIGYHSIEMWGGATFDTCMRFLNEDPWERLRLLRKRLKKTKTQMLLRGQNVVGYRHYSDEVVREFIKYAVGNGIDIIRVFDALNDTRNMSVAAEAVKKEGGQLQMTISYTISPVHTLDLFAKQAKEMAGMGADSICIKDMAGLLSPVAATSLVKAIKKEVDLPLQIHSHYTSGMAAMTYLAALEAGADIVDCAISPFAMGTSQPATETIVAALQGGPLDTGLSLEKLLPVSEYYEGLKKKYENVIMGISGVDVNILLYQIPGGMYSNLQSQLKESNAFDKFKAVMEEVPRVRKEMGYPPLVTPTSQIVGTQATINVISGERWSVVPKEVKQYFLGYYGKTPAPVDPDIQKKVLGDEKPISNRPGENIAPELENARKEIGHFATQPEDILSYVLFPQIAKDFIPNKYARENKVDVGRQDQFDPEAYPIS comes from the coding sequence ATGACACAGGCAGAGGCCGAAGAACGAAAAGAAAAAGAAGTGAAAAAAGGATCTGCACCTATTGCCGCCGTGGAAGCAGTCTTTTCTGTAAAGGAAAAATCACCAGAAGAAAAGATTGTAGAAAAGATGAGGCCTAAGGTTGGAATCATGGAAACAGGATTCCGCGATGCGCACCAATCCTTAATGGCAACAAGATTGCGTACAGATGATATGCTTCCCATTGCCGAAGCTATGGATGAAATAGGTTACCACTCTATAGAGATGTGGGGAGGCGCTACATTTGATACATGTATGCGTTTTTTGAATGAAGACCCATGGGAGAGGCTACGACTTCTTAGAAAGCGCCTTAAAAAAACAAAAACACAGATGCTCTTACGCGGACAAAATGTTGTTGGCTATAGACATTATTCGGATGAGGTAGTACGTGAATTCATAAAATATGCGGTAGGAAACGGCATAGATATAATACGTGTCTTTGATGCTTTGAATGATACTCGCAATATGTCAGTTGCAGCAGAGGCTGTTAAAAAAGAGGGCGGGCAGCTTCAGATGACGATATCCTATACCATCTCACCGGTCCATACATTGGATCTTTTTGCTAAGCAAGCTAAAGAGATGGCAGGAATGGGAGCGGATTCTATCTGTATAAAAGATATGGCCGGGCTTTTGTCTCCTGTTGCAGCTACATCTTTAGTAAAAGCTATAAAAAAAGAAGTAGATCTTCCGCTTCAAATACACAGCCATTACACAAGCGGTATGGCGGCAATGACATATTTGGCTGCTCTTGAGGCAGGAGCGGACATAGTTGATTGTGCTATTTCTCCTTTCGCAATGGGAACAAGCCAACCGGCGACAGAGACGATTGTAGCTGCTCTTCAGGGAGGACCTCTTGACACAGGGCTTTCGCTTGAAAAACTATTGCCTGTTTCTGAATACTATGAAGGCTTAAAGAAAAAATATGAAAATGTTATTATGGGAATTAGTGGGGTTGATGTAAATATATTGCTCTACCAGATTCCAGGGGGCATGTATTCAAATCTCCAGAGTCAGCTAAAAGAGAGCAATGCTTTTGATAAATTTAAAGCTGTTATGGAAGAAGTTCCCAGAGTTCGTAAAGAGATGGGATATCCTCCCCTTGTAACTCCTACAAGTCAGATAGTTGGTACCCAGGCTACGATAAATGTTATTTCCGGCGAACGTTGGAGTGTTGTTCCCAAGGAAGTAAAACAGTATTTTCTTGGATACTACGGGAAAACTCCGGCGCCTGTTGATCCTGATATTCAGAAGAAAGTCCTTGGTGATGAGAAGCCTATTTCCAATAGACCTGGAGAGAACATAGCTCCTGAACTGGAGAATGCACGTAAGGAGATAGGCCATTTTGCAACACAGCCGGAAGATATATTAAGTTATGTTCTGTTCCCGCAGATTGCCAAAGATTTTATTCCTAATAAATATGCACGAGAGAATAAAGTTGATGTGGGACGACAGGACCAGTTTGATCCGGAGGCGTATCCTATAAGTTAA
- the nifJ gene encoding pyruvate:ferredoxin (flavodoxin) oxidoreductase gives MTRKMVTLDGNEAVAHVAHAVNEVISIYPITPSSPMGEWSDQWTAENRPNIWGTIPLIQEMQSEAGASAAYHGALQAGALSTTFTASQGLLLMIPNMYKIAGELTSTVMHVTARTLATHALSIFGDHSDVMAVRSTGWSMLCSSTVQETMDMALIAQMATLESRVPIVHFFDGFRTSHEEMKVEEIDYDDMRALIDNDLVRSHRYNRLSPDMPFIRGTAQNPDVFFQAREASSSFYKAVPDITQKAMDEFAKRMGRSYHLFDYYGAEDAERVIVLMGSGASVARETANKLNKDGEKVGVLVIRLFRPFDISRFVDTLPRTVKKVAVLDRCKEATSICEPLCMDVKRALACRDITVVGGRYGLSSKDFTPAMVKGVFDELKKEAPKDSFTIGINDDVNFSSLDYDPSFDTEDPETVRCLFYGLGADGTVGANKNSIKIIGSETNLYAQGYYSYDSKKSGGITVSHLRFGPNPILASYLINKANFVACHVFSFLEKLNILEAAAPGGTFLLNSPFSADEVWDKLPLTTQKHIINKKLKFYTIDAIKIARESGLRERTNTIMQTCFFAISGVLEREEAIKAIKDSIVNTYGVKGQLVVDKNIAAVDATLANLCEVKVPESATSTFDIKSPVSDDAPEYVKSILAPMMALKGDSLPVSALSEDGTFPSGTTQYEKRNIAIDVPSWDPSLCIQCGKCSIVCPHAAIRAKVYDGEILKDAPATFKSLDAKWKNFEGMKYTIQVATEDCTGCGLCVANCPVKAKEGSTDRPLTMVNQMEVRGPESDNWRFFLDIPEADRSKLNTDLVKDVQLLRPLFEFSGACSGCGETPYLKLLSALFGDRAMIANATGCSSIYSGNLPTTPWTVNEEGKGPSWSNSLFEDAAEFGLGFRLTLDKHAEYAAETLHNMRDQLGEELVEKILNAPQDTEEEIKSVERSVAELKARLEELDTEQAEELLSLADNLVKKSVWCVGGDGWAYDIGFGGLDHVIASGKNINLLVLDTEAYSNTGGQMSKATPLGAIAKFATAGKRQIKKDLALIAMSYGNVYVGRVALGANDAHTIKVFKEAEAYNGPSIIIAYSPCIAHGLNMVKGLDQQKKAVESGHWILMRYNPNLIKEGKNPLIVDSKEPSIKLEDYIYNENRYRRLKNTEPELAEMLLKEQEEEIKKRWRYYSHMAKMPMED, from the coding sequence ATGACACGTAAAATGGTAACCCTTGATGGCAATGAAGCCGTAGCGCACGTAGCACACGCAGTAAACGAAGTTATCTCAATATATCCTATAACACCGTCATCACCTATGGGCGAATGGTCAGATCAGTGGACTGCCGAAAATCGCCCAAATATCTGGGGAACTATTCCTCTTATACAGGAAATGCAAAGTGAAGCAGGAGCATCCGCAGCCTATCATGGCGCTTTGCAAGCCGGAGCCCTCAGCACAACATTTACCGCGTCACAGGGACTTCTTCTCATGATTCCAAATATGTATAAAATAGCTGGAGAGCTGACGAGTACGGTCATGCACGTAACGGCGAGAACTCTGGCCACACATGCTTTGTCTATTTTTGGAGACCATTCTGACGTAATGGCAGTAAGATCGACCGGATGGTCTATGCTCTGCTCTTCTACAGTTCAAGAGACAATGGATATGGCATTGATAGCACAAATGGCAACTCTAGAAAGCCGTGTGCCAATCGTTCATTTCTTCGATGGCTTTAGAACAAGCCATGAAGAGATGAAGGTAGAAGAAATTGATTATGACGATATGAGGGCTCTCATTGACAACGATTTAGTAAGAAGTCATCGTTACAATAGGCTTAGCCCAGATATGCCTTTTATACGTGGAACAGCACAAAATCCGGATGTTTTCTTCCAAGCAAGAGAGGCCTCTTCTTCTTTTTATAAGGCTGTGCCTGACATTACTCAAAAAGCGATGGATGAGTTTGCAAAACGTATGGGCCGCAGCTATCATCTCTTTGATTACTACGGAGCAGAAGATGCGGAGAGAGTTATTGTACTGATGGGATCTGGCGCTTCAGTCGCTAGAGAAACAGCAAATAAACTCAACAAAGATGGCGAAAAAGTTGGTGTGTTGGTGATACGTCTTTTCCGCCCCTTCGATATTTCGAGATTTGTTGATACTCTTCCTCGAACAGTAAAGAAGGTTGCAGTTTTAGACCGTTGTAAAGAAGCAACATCGATTTGTGAACCACTTTGTATGGATGTTAAGAGAGCCCTTGCCTGCAGGGATATAACTGTGGTAGGTGGACGGTATGGTCTTTCTTCGAAAGATTTTACCCCGGCCATGGTTAAAGGTGTTTTTGACGAACTGAAAAAAGAAGCTCCCAAAGACAGCTTTACGATAGGCATAAATGATGATGTAAACTTTTCAAGTTTGGATTATGACCCATCATTTGACACAGAGGATCCTGAAACAGTACGCTGTCTTTTCTATGGGCTTGGTGCTGATGGTACGGTCGGTGCTAATAAAAACTCAATAAAAATTATAGGAAGCGAAACCAATCTATATGCTCAGGGATATTATAGCTACGATTCCAAAAAGTCTGGTGGCATAACAGTTAGCCATCTGCGTTTTGGACCGAATCCCATACTTGCAAGCTATTTGATAAACAAGGCGAACTTTGTTGCTTGTCATGTTTTCTCTTTTCTTGAAAAACTAAACATTTTAGAGGCAGCTGCCCCCGGAGGGACTTTTCTTCTTAATAGCCCCTTCTCAGCGGATGAGGTATGGGATAAGCTTCCTCTCACGACTCAAAAACATATAATCAACAAAAAACTTAAGTTTTATACGATTGATGCAATAAAAATCGCAAGAGAGTCCGGCTTGCGCGAACGTACAAATACGATAATGCAGACATGTTTCTTTGCGATAAGTGGTGTATTAGAAAGAGAAGAAGCAATAAAAGCGATCAAGGATTCCATAGTAAACACTTATGGAGTAAAAGGACAGTTAGTAGTTGATAAAAATATAGCTGCGGTTGATGCAACTCTCGCGAATCTATGTGAAGTAAAGGTTCCGGAAAGTGCGACCAGCACATTTGATATTAAATCTCCTGTGTCTGATGATGCACCTGAGTACGTTAAATCTATACTTGCTCCCATGATGGCACTCAAAGGAGATAGCTTGCCTGTCTCGGCGTTATCAGAGGATGGCACTTTCCCAAGCGGTACTACTCAATATGAGAAGCGTAACATTGCCATAGACGTCCCGTCATGGGATCCTTCGCTTTGTATACAGTGTGGCAAATGTTCAATAGTTTGTCCGCACGCAGCAATAAGGGCAAAAGTCTATGATGGCGAGATTTTAAAAGATGCTCCCGCAACCTTTAAGTCACTGGATGCAAAATGGAAAAATTTTGAAGGAATGAAATACACAATTCAGGTTGCCACAGAAGATTGTACCGGCTGCGGACTATGTGTCGCAAATTGCCCGGTAAAGGCAAAAGAGGGTTCAACGGATCGTCCTCTTACAATGGTAAATCAAATGGAAGTGCGTGGACCTGAAAGTGATAACTGGAGATTTTTCCTAGACATACCTGAAGCAGATAGAAGCAAACTCAATACAGACTTGGTAAAAGATGTACAACTGCTAAGACCGCTCTTTGAATTCTCCGGAGCTTGCTCCGGTTGCGGAGAAACTCCTTATTTAAAATTGCTTTCTGCACTTTTTGGAGATCGAGCAATGATTGCGAACGCAACCGGCTGTAGTTCTATATATTCAGGAAATCTTCCAACAACGCCTTGGACGGTAAATGAAGAGGGGAAAGGCCCTTCATGGAGCAACTCTCTATTTGAAGATGCTGCTGAGTTTGGGCTCGGCTTTAGGCTAACTCTTGATAAACACGCAGAGTATGCGGCAGAAACCCTTCACAATATGAGGGATCAACTTGGCGAAGAGCTGGTGGAAAAGATTCTTAATGCTCCCCAAGATACCGAAGAAGAAATCAAATCGGTTGAACGTTCTGTCGCGGAACTTAAAGCCCGTCTTGAAGAGCTTGATACTGAACAAGCAGAAGAACTTCTCTCTCTGGCAGATAATCTCGTCAAAAAGAGCGTTTGGTGTGTTGGAGGGGACGGCTGGGCATATGACATTGGATTTGGCGGGTTGGATCACGTTATCGCTTCCGGCAAAAACATAAACCTACTCGTTCTAGACACGGAGGCATATTCAAACACAGGCGGCCAGATGTCAAAGGCCACTCCATTAGGGGCTATTGCTAAATTTGCCACAGCAGGTAAACGTCAGATAAAGAAAGACCTTGCTCTTATTGCTATGAGCTATGGAAATGTTTACGTTGGACGAGTTGCTCTTGGAGCAAACGACGCACATACAATAAAGGTTTTTAAAGAGGCAGAGGCTTATAATGGACCTTCAATAATAATAGCTTACAGCCCCTGTATAGCCCATGGATTAAATATGGTTAAGGGATTGGACCAGCAAAAGAAAGCGGTAGAGTCTGGGCACTGGATACTTATGCGCTATAACCCCAATCTTATAAAAGAAGGAAAAAATCCTCTAATTGTGGATAGTAAAGAGCCTTCAATAAAACTAGAGGATTATATTTACAACGAAAATAGGTATAGACGTCTCAAAAACACCGAACCAGAACTCGCGGAAATGTTGTTAAAAGAGCAAGAGGAAGAAATTAAAAAACGTTGGCGTTACTACAGTCACATGGCAAAAATGCCGATGGAGGATTAA